The proteins below come from a single Carassius carassius chromosome 11, fCarCar2.1, whole genome shotgun sequence genomic window:
- the LOC132153040 gene encoding ATP-dependent RNA helicase DDX3X-like isoform X4, producing MSHVVVDGSHSLEQQLAVLDLNSADGQGPGSGPGNAYSSGRQSGYSVAPVQSFSPKQYPQSWHPEGNQRHRHNYPTGWNDFRTGSQRNPSQELSFYHTYTSGWPDRCASPARTDSSVATDGSEDVASVISWADRCDSPGWDGGRSNGFVNGYHDGRVNGTANFGRGPPRNDRGGRGGFRGNRNGGPFNQPMHNAGYVSYENKDGGWNSLVNRDAYTSFGGCSDRGKSAFFNDRGAGSRGSRYERGGFGGGTGGNSRWVEESRDEEDWSKPLPPNERLEQELFSASNTGINFEKYDDIPVEATGSNSPGHIESFHDVDMGEIIMGNITLSRYTRPTPVQKYAIPIIKAKRDLMACAQTGSGKTAAFLLPVLSQIYTDGPGEALQATKASTQQENGKYVRRKQFPISLVLAPTRELALQIYDEARKFSYRSRVRPCVVYGGADIGQQIRDLERGCHLLVATPGRLVDMMERGKIGLDYCKYLVLDEADRMLDMGFEPQIRRIVEQDTMPPKGSRQTMMFSATFPKEIQILARDFLEEYIFLAVGRVGSTSENITQKVVWVEENDKRSFLLDLLNATGKDSLTLVFVETKKGADALEDFLYREGYACTSIHGDRSQRDREEALHQFRSGRCPIMVATAVAARGLDISNVKHVINFDLPSDIEEYVHRIGRTGRVGNLGLATSFYNDKNSNITKDLLDILVEAKQEVPSWLENLAYEHQHKSTNRGRPKRFSGGFGARDYRQVAGGGSAFTNRGARNTGGHGGNRGFGGNKGGFGSFGGDSYGGNYGGNYAQVDWWGN from the exons ATGAGTCATGTGGTCGTCGATGGTTCACACAGTCTAGAGCAGCAG CTTGCTGTTTTAGACTTGAACTCAGCTGATGGACAGGGTCCTGGCTCTGGTC CAGGAAATGCTTATTCCTCTGGTAGACAGAGCGGTTATTCAGTGGCACCAGTACAGAGCT TTTCTCCCAAACAGTATCCTCAGAGTTGGCACCCTGAGGGAAACCAAAGACACAGGCATAACTATCCGACTGGATGGAATGACTTTAGGACCG GTTCCCAGAGAAATCCATCCCAGGAGCTCTCGTTTTATCACACGTACACTAGTGGCTGGCCAGACCGATGTG CCTCTCCTGCGCGTACTGACAGCAGCGTAGCCACTGACGGAAGCGAGGATGTAGCCAGTGTTATCAGCTGGGCTGATCGCTGTG ATTCTCCAGGGTGGGACGGCGGTCGTAGCAATGGTTTTGTCAATGGGTACCATGATGGTCGTGTGAATGGGACTGCAAACTTTGGCCGTGGACCTCCTCGTAATGACAGAGGTGGACGTGGTGGCTTTCGTGGAAACAGGAATGGTGGTCCCTTCAACCAGCCAATGCATAATGCAG GTTATGTCAGTTATGAGAACAAAGATGGAGGCTGGAACTCTTTGGTGAACAGAGACGCCTACACTAGCTTTGGTGGGTGTTCTGACAGAGGGAAGTCTGCGTTCTTCAATGATAGAGGAGCTGGCTCAAGAGGAAG CAGGTATGAACGTGGAGGCTTTGGAGGAGGAACAGGAGGGAACAGTCGTTGGGTTGAAGAATCCAGAGATGAAGAGGACTGGTCAAAGCCACTGCCCCCCAACGAACGTCTGGAACA GGAGCTGTTCTCTGCGAGCAACACTGGGATTAACTTTGAGAAGTATGATGACATTCCTGTGGAGGCCACTGGATCAAACAGTCCTGGGCATATTGAGAGT ttccatGATGTGGATATGGGCGAGATCATTATGGGCAACATCACCTTGAGCCGCTACACACGGCCTACTCCTGTTCAAAAGTATGCGATCCCCATTATCAAGGCCAAGAGGGATCTGATGGCCTGTGCTCAAACAG GCTCAGGGAAGACTGCAGCCTTCTTACTTCCTGTGCTTAGTCAGATCTACACTGATGGACCTGGAGAGGCACTGCAGGCCACCAAAGCCAGCACCCAG CAGGAGAATGGGAAGTACGTCCGTCGTAAGCAATTTCCTATCTCTCTGGTACTGGCTCCAACAAGAGAACTTGCTCTTCAGATTTATGACGAGGCCAGAAAG TTCTCTTACCGCTCCAGAGTGCGCCCGTGTGTGGTGTATGGAGGTGCAGATATAGGCCAGCAGATCCGTGATTTGGAAAGAGGCTGTCACCTGTTAGTGGCCACACCAGGCCGTCTGGTAGACATGATGGAGCGGGGCAAGATTGGCCTAGACTACTGCAA ATACCTGGTGTTGGATGAGGCTGACAGAATGCTCGATATGGGTTTCGAACCCCAGATCAGACGTATCGTGGAGCAGGACACCATGCCTCCAAAAGGGTCTCGCCAGACCATGATGTTCAGTGCCACCTTCCCGAAAGAGATCCAG atTCTGGCCCGTGACTTTCTGGAGGAGTATATATTCCTGGCTGTGGGCCGAGTGGGCTCCACCTCAGAGAACATCACTCAGAAGGTGGTTTGGGTGGAAGAGAATGACAAGCGCTCCTTCCTCCTTGACCTGCTCAATGCTACAG GCAAGGATTCTCTCACACTGGTGTTTGTGGAGACGAAGAAGGGTGCTGATGCTCTTGAGGACTTCCTCTATCGCGAGGGCTATGCATGCACCAGTATCCATGGGGACCGCTCTCAGCGTGATCGTGAGGAAGCGCTCCACCAGTTCCGTTCTGGGCGCTGCCCTATCATGGTTGCCACCGCT GTGGCTGCACGTGGCCTTGATATCTCCAACGTGAAACACGTAATCAATTTTGACTTGCCTAGTGACATTGAGGAGTACGTCCACCGCATCGGTCGTACAGGCCGTGTGGGAAACCTTG GTCTGGCCACATCCTTCTACAATGATAAGAACAGCAACATCACAAAAGATCTGCTGGACATCTTGGTGGAGGCCAAACAGGAGGTGCCTTCCTGGCTTGAAAACCTAGCCTACGAGCACCAGCACAAGAGCACCAACCGTGGACGCCCCAAAAG GTTCTCTGGTGGCTTTGGGGCTAGGGATTACCGCCAGGTTGCTGGGGGCGGCAGTGCTTTCACCAACCGTGGCGCTCGAAACACTGGTGGCCATGGAGGGAACAGAGGTTTTGGAGGCAATAAGG GTGGCTTTGGGAGTTTCGGTGGTGACAGCTATGGGGGCAACTATGGAGGAAACTATGCCCAGGTGGACTGGTGGGGCAACTAA
- the LOC132153040 gene encoding putative ATP-dependent RNA helicase an3 isoform X7, which yields MSHVVVDGSHSLEQQLAVLDLNSADGQGPGSGRRYIPPHLRNKDASKNAGNAYSSGRQSGYSVAPVQSYSPGWDGGRSNGFVNGYHDGRVNGTANFGRGPPRNDRGGRGGFRGNRNGGPFNQPMHNAGYVSYENKDGGWNSLVNRDAYTSFGGCSDRGKSAFFNDRGAGSRGSRYERGGFGGGTGGNSRWVEESRDEEDWSKPLPPNERLEQELFSASNTGINFEKYDDIPVEATGSNSPGHIESFHDVDMGEIIMGNITLSRYTRPTPVQKYAIPIIKAKRDLMACAQTGSGKTAAFLLPVLSQIYTDGPGEALQATKASTQQENGKYVRRKQFPISLVLAPTRELALQIYDEARKFSYRSRVRPCVVYGGADIGQQIRDLERGCHLLVATPGRLVDMMERGKIGLDYCKYLVLDEADRMLDMGFEPQIRRIVEQDTMPPKGSRQTMMFSATFPKEIQILARDFLEEYIFLAVGRVGSTSENITQKVVWVEENDKRSFLLDLLNATGKDSLTLVFVETKKGADALEDFLYREGYACTSIHGDRSQRDREEALHQFRSGRCPIMVATAVAARGLDISNVKHVINFDLPSDIEEYVHRIGRTGRVGNLGLATSFYNDKNSNITKDLLDILVEAKQEVPSWLENLAYEHQHKSTNRGRPKRFSGGFGARDYRQVAGGGSAFTNRGARNTGGHGGNRGFGGNKGGFGSFGGDSYGGNYGGNYAQVDWWGN from the exons ATGAGTCATGTGGTCGTCGATGGTTCACACAGTCTAGAGCAGCAG CTTGCTGTTTTAGACTTGAACTCAGCTGATGGACAGGGTCCTGGCTCTGGTC ggCGTTACATTCCTCCTCACTTGAGAAACAAAGACGCCTCAAAAAATG CAGGAAATGCTTATTCCTCTGGTAGACAGAGCGGTTATTCAGTGGCACCAGTACAGAGCT ATTCTCCAGGGTGGGACGGCGGTCGTAGCAATGGTTTTGTCAATGGGTACCATGATGGTCGTGTGAATGGGACTGCAAACTTTGGCCGTGGACCTCCTCGTAATGACAGAGGTGGACGTGGTGGCTTTCGTGGAAACAGGAATGGTGGTCCCTTCAACCAGCCAATGCATAATGCAG GTTATGTCAGTTATGAGAACAAAGATGGAGGCTGGAACTCTTTGGTGAACAGAGACGCCTACACTAGCTTTGGTGGGTGTTCTGACAGAGGGAAGTCTGCGTTCTTCAATGATAGAGGAGCTGGCTCAAGAGGAAG CAGGTATGAACGTGGAGGCTTTGGAGGAGGAACAGGAGGGAACAGTCGTTGGGTTGAAGAATCCAGAGATGAAGAGGACTGGTCAAAGCCACTGCCCCCCAACGAACGTCTGGAACA GGAGCTGTTCTCTGCGAGCAACACTGGGATTAACTTTGAGAAGTATGATGACATTCCTGTGGAGGCCACTGGATCAAACAGTCCTGGGCATATTGAGAGT ttccatGATGTGGATATGGGCGAGATCATTATGGGCAACATCACCTTGAGCCGCTACACACGGCCTACTCCTGTTCAAAAGTATGCGATCCCCATTATCAAGGCCAAGAGGGATCTGATGGCCTGTGCTCAAACAG GCTCAGGGAAGACTGCAGCCTTCTTACTTCCTGTGCTTAGTCAGATCTACACTGATGGACCTGGAGAGGCACTGCAGGCCACCAAAGCCAGCACCCAG CAGGAGAATGGGAAGTACGTCCGTCGTAAGCAATTTCCTATCTCTCTGGTACTGGCTCCAACAAGAGAACTTGCTCTTCAGATTTATGACGAGGCCAGAAAG TTCTCTTACCGCTCCAGAGTGCGCCCGTGTGTGGTGTATGGAGGTGCAGATATAGGCCAGCAGATCCGTGATTTGGAAAGAGGCTGTCACCTGTTAGTGGCCACACCAGGCCGTCTGGTAGACATGATGGAGCGGGGCAAGATTGGCCTAGACTACTGCAA ATACCTGGTGTTGGATGAGGCTGACAGAATGCTCGATATGGGTTTCGAACCCCAGATCAGACGTATCGTGGAGCAGGACACCATGCCTCCAAAAGGGTCTCGCCAGACCATGATGTTCAGTGCCACCTTCCCGAAAGAGATCCAG atTCTGGCCCGTGACTTTCTGGAGGAGTATATATTCCTGGCTGTGGGCCGAGTGGGCTCCACCTCAGAGAACATCACTCAGAAGGTGGTTTGGGTGGAAGAGAATGACAAGCGCTCCTTCCTCCTTGACCTGCTCAATGCTACAG GCAAGGATTCTCTCACACTGGTGTTTGTGGAGACGAAGAAGGGTGCTGATGCTCTTGAGGACTTCCTCTATCGCGAGGGCTATGCATGCACCAGTATCCATGGGGACCGCTCTCAGCGTGATCGTGAGGAAGCGCTCCACCAGTTCCGTTCTGGGCGCTGCCCTATCATGGTTGCCACCGCT GTGGCTGCACGTGGCCTTGATATCTCCAACGTGAAACACGTAATCAATTTTGACTTGCCTAGTGACATTGAGGAGTACGTCCACCGCATCGGTCGTACAGGCCGTGTGGGAAACCTTG GTCTGGCCACATCCTTCTACAATGATAAGAACAGCAACATCACAAAAGATCTGCTGGACATCTTGGTGGAGGCCAAACAGGAGGTGCCTTCCTGGCTTGAAAACCTAGCCTACGAGCACCAGCACAAGAGCACCAACCGTGGACGCCCCAAAAG GTTCTCTGGTGGCTTTGGGGCTAGGGATTACCGCCAGGTTGCTGGGGGCGGCAGTGCTTTCACCAACCGTGGCGCTCGAAACACTGGTGGCCATGGAGGGAACAGAGGTTTTGGAGGCAATAAGG GTGGCTTTGGGAGTTTCGGTGGTGACAGCTATGGGGGCAACTATGGAGGAAACTATGCCCAGGTGGACTGGTGGGGCAACTAA
- the LOC132153040 gene encoding putative ATP-dependent RNA helicase an3 isoform X11, whose protein sequence is MSHVVVDGSHSLEQQLAVLDLNSADGQGPGSGRRYIPPHLRNKDASKNDSPGWDGGRSNGFVNGYHDGRVNGTANFGRGPPRNDRGGRGGFRGNRNGGPFNQPMHNAGYVSYENKDGGWNSLVNRDAYTSFGGCSDRGKSAFFNDRGAGSRGRYERGGFGGGTGGNSRWVEESRDEEDWSKPLPPNERLEQELFSASNTGINFEKYDDIPVEATGSNSPGHIESFHDVDMGEIIMGNITLSRYTRPTPVQKYAIPIIKAKRDLMACAQTGSGKTAAFLLPVLSQIYTDGPGEALQATKASTQQENGKYVRRKQFPISLVLAPTRELALQIYDEARKFSYRSRVRPCVVYGGADIGQQIRDLERGCHLLVATPGRLVDMMERGKIGLDYCKYLVLDEADRMLDMGFEPQIRRIVEQDTMPPKGSRQTMMFSATFPKEIQILARDFLEEYIFLAVGRVGSTSENITQKVVWVEENDKRSFLLDLLNATGKDSLTLVFVETKKGADALEDFLYREGYACTSIHGDRSQRDREEALHQFRSGRCPIMVATAVAARGLDISNVKHVINFDLPSDIEEYVHRIGRTGRVGNLGLATSFYNDKNSNITKDLLDILVEAKQEVPSWLENLAYEHQHKSTNRGRPKRFSGGFGARDYRQVAGGGSAFTNRGARNTGGHGGNRGFGGNKGGFGSFGGDSYGGNYGGNYAQVDWWGN, encoded by the exons ATGAGTCATGTGGTCGTCGATGGTTCACACAGTCTAGAGCAGCAG CTTGCTGTTTTAGACTTGAACTCAGCTGATGGACAGGGTCCTGGCTCTGGTC ggCGTTACATTCCTCCTCACTTGAGAAACAAAGACGCCTCAAAAAATG ATTCTCCAGGGTGGGACGGCGGTCGTAGCAATGGTTTTGTCAATGGGTACCATGATGGTCGTGTGAATGGGACTGCAAACTTTGGCCGTGGACCTCCTCGTAATGACAGAGGTGGACGTGGTGGCTTTCGTGGAAACAGGAATGGTGGTCCCTTCAACCAGCCAATGCATAATGCAG GTTATGTCAGTTATGAGAACAAAGATGGAGGCTGGAACTCTTTGGTGAACAGAGACGCCTACACTAGCTTTGGTGGGTGTTCTGACAGAGGGAAGTCTGCGTTCTTCAATGATAGAGGAGCTGGCTCAAGAGGAAG GTATGAACGTGGAGGCTTTGGAGGAGGAACAGGAGGGAACAGTCGTTGGGTTGAAGAATCCAGAGATGAAGAGGACTGGTCAAAGCCACTGCCCCCCAACGAACGTCTGGAACA GGAGCTGTTCTCTGCGAGCAACACTGGGATTAACTTTGAGAAGTATGATGACATTCCTGTGGAGGCCACTGGATCAAACAGTCCTGGGCATATTGAGAGT ttccatGATGTGGATATGGGCGAGATCATTATGGGCAACATCACCTTGAGCCGCTACACACGGCCTACTCCTGTTCAAAAGTATGCGATCCCCATTATCAAGGCCAAGAGGGATCTGATGGCCTGTGCTCAAACAG GCTCAGGGAAGACTGCAGCCTTCTTACTTCCTGTGCTTAGTCAGATCTACACTGATGGACCTGGAGAGGCACTGCAGGCCACCAAAGCCAGCACCCAG CAGGAGAATGGGAAGTACGTCCGTCGTAAGCAATTTCCTATCTCTCTGGTACTGGCTCCAACAAGAGAACTTGCTCTTCAGATTTATGACGAGGCCAGAAAG TTCTCTTACCGCTCCAGAGTGCGCCCGTGTGTGGTGTATGGAGGTGCAGATATAGGCCAGCAGATCCGTGATTTGGAAAGAGGCTGTCACCTGTTAGTGGCCACACCAGGCCGTCTGGTAGACATGATGGAGCGGGGCAAGATTGGCCTAGACTACTGCAA ATACCTGGTGTTGGATGAGGCTGACAGAATGCTCGATATGGGTTTCGAACCCCAGATCAGACGTATCGTGGAGCAGGACACCATGCCTCCAAAAGGGTCTCGCCAGACCATGATGTTCAGTGCCACCTTCCCGAAAGAGATCCAG atTCTGGCCCGTGACTTTCTGGAGGAGTATATATTCCTGGCTGTGGGCCGAGTGGGCTCCACCTCAGAGAACATCACTCAGAAGGTGGTTTGGGTGGAAGAGAATGACAAGCGCTCCTTCCTCCTTGACCTGCTCAATGCTACAG GCAAGGATTCTCTCACACTGGTGTTTGTGGAGACGAAGAAGGGTGCTGATGCTCTTGAGGACTTCCTCTATCGCGAGGGCTATGCATGCACCAGTATCCATGGGGACCGCTCTCAGCGTGATCGTGAGGAAGCGCTCCACCAGTTCCGTTCTGGGCGCTGCCCTATCATGGTTGCCACCGCT GTGGCTGCACGTGGCCTTGATATCTCCAACGTGAAACACGTAATCAATTTTGACTTGCCTAGTGACATTGAGGAGTACGTCCACCGCATCGGTCGTACAGGCCGTGTGGGAAACCTTG GTCTGGCCACATCCTTCTACAATGATAAGAACAGCAACATCACAAAAGATCTGCTGGACATCTTGGTGGAGGCCAAACAGGAGGTGCCTTCCTGGCTTGAAAACCTAGCCTACGAGCACCAGCACAAGAGCACCAACCGTGGACGCCCCAAAAG GTTCTCTGGTGGCTTTGGGGCTAGGGATTACCGCCAGGTTGCTGGGGGCGGCAGTGCTTTCACCAACCGTGGCGCTCGAAACACTGGTGGCCATGGAGGGAACAGAGGTTTTGGAGGCAATAAGG GTGGCTTTGGGAGTTTCGGTGGTGACAGCTATGGGGGCAACTATGGAGGAAACTATGCCCAGGTGGACTGGTGGGGCAACTAA
- the LOC132153040 gene encoding ATP-dependent RNA helicase DDX3X-like isoform X13, which yields MSHVVVDGSHSLEQQLAVLDLNSADGQGPGSGHSPGWDGGRSNGFVNGYHDGRVNGTANFGRGPPRNDRGGRGGFRGNRNGGPFNQPMHNAGYVSYENKDGGWNSLVNRDAYTSFGGCSDRGKSAFFNDRGAGSRGSRYERGGFGGGTGGNSRWVEESRDEEDWSKPLPPNERLEQELFSASNTGINFEKYDDIPVEATGSNSPGHIESFHDVDMGEIIMGNITLSRYTRPTPVQKYAIPIIKAKRDLMACAQTGSGKTAAFLLPVLSQIYTDGPGEALQATKASTQQENGKYVRRKQFPISLVLAPTRELALQIYDEARKFSYRSRVRPCVVYGGADIGQQIRDLERGCHLLVATPGRLVDMMERGKIGLDYCKYLVLDEADRMLDMGFEPQIRRIVEQDTMPPKGSRQTMMFSATFPKEIQILARDFLEEYIFLAVGRVGSTSENITQKVVWVEENDKRSFLLDLLNATGKDSLTLVFVETKKGADALEDFLYREGYACTSIHGDRSQRDREEALHQFRSGRCPIMVATAVAARGLDISNVKHVINFDLPSDIEEYVHRIGRTGRVGNLGLATSFYNDKNSNITKDLLDILVEAKQEVPSWLENLAYEHQHKSTNRGRPKRFSGGFGARDYRQVAGGGSAFTNRGARNTGGHGGNRGFGGNKGGFGSFGGDSYGGNYGGNYAQVDWWGN from the exons ATGAGTCATGTGGTCGTCGATGGTTCACACAGTCTAGAGCAGCAG CTTGCTGTTTTAGACTTGAACTCAGCTGATGGACAGGGTCCTGGCTCTGGTC ATTCTCCAGGGTGGGACGGCGGTCGTAGCAATGGTTTTGTCAATGGGTACCATGATGGTCGTGTGAATGGGACTGCAAACTTTGGCCGTGGACCTCCTCGTAATGACAGAGGTGGACGTGGTGGCTTTCGTGGAAACAGGAATGGTGGTCCCTTCAACCAGCCAATGCATAATGCAG GTTATGTCAGTTATGAGAACAAAGATGGAGGCTGGAACTCTTTGGTGAACAGAGACGCCTACACTAGCTTTGGTGGGTGTTCTGACAGAGGGAAGTCTGCGTTCTTCAATGATAGAGGAGCTGGCTCAAGAGGAAG CAGGTATGAACGTGGAGGCTTTGGAGGAGGAACAGGAGGGAACAGTCGTTGGGTTGAAGAATCCAGAGATGAAGAGGACTGGTCAAAGCCACTGCCCCCCAACGAACGTCTGGAACA GGAGCTGTTCTCTGCGAGCAACACTGGGATTAACTTTGAGAAGTATGATGACATTCCTGTGGAGGCCACTGGATCAAACAGTCCTGGGCATATTGAGAGT ttccatGATGTGGATATGGGCGAGATCATTATGGGCAACATCACCTTGAGCCGCTACACACGGCCTACTCCTGTTCAAAAGTATGCGATCCCCATTATCAAGGCCAAGAGGGATCTGATGGCCTGTGCTCAAACAG GCTCAGGGAAGACTGCAGCCTTCTTACTTCCTGTGCTTAGTCAGATCTACACTGATGGACCTGGAGAGGCACTGCAGGCCACCAAAGCCAGCACCCAG CAGGAGAATGGGAAGTACGTCCGTCGTAAGCAATTTCCTATCTCTCTGGTACTGGCTCCAACAAGAGAACTTGCTCTTCAGATTTATGACGAGGCCAGAAAG TTCTCTTACCGCTCCAGAGTGCGCCCGTGTGTGGTGTATGGAGGTGCAGATATAGGCCAGCAGATCCGTGATTTGGAAAGAGGCTGTCACCTGTTAGTGGCCACACCAGGCCGTCTGGTAGACATGATGGAGCGGGGCAAGATTGGCCTAGACTACTGCAA ATACCTGGTGTTGGATGAGGCTGACAGAATGCTCGATATGGGTTTCGAACCCCAGATCAGACGTATCGTGGAGCAGGACACCATGCCTCCAAAAGGGTCTCGCCAGACCATGATGTTCAGTGCCACCTTCCCGAAAGAGATCCAG atTCTGGCCCGTGACTTTCTGGAGGAGTATATATTCCTGGCTGTGGGCCGAGTGGGCTCCACCTCAGAGAACATCACTCAGAAGGTGGTTTGGGTGGAAGAGAATGACAAGCGCTCCTTCCTCCTTGACCTGCTCAATGCTACAG GCAAGGATTCTCTCACACTGGTGTTTGTGGAGACGAAGAAGGGTGCTGATGCTCTTGAGGACTTCCTCTATCGCGAGGGCTATGCATGCACCAGTATCCATGGGGACCGCTCTCAGCGTGATCGTGAGGAAGCGCTCCACCAGTTCCGTTCTGGGCGCTGCCCTATCATGGTTGCCACCGCT GTGGCTGCACGTGGCCTTGATATCTCCAACGTGAAACACGTAATCAATTTTGACTTGCCTAGTGACATTGAGGAGTACGTCCACCGCATCGGTCGTACAGGCCGTGTGGGAAACCTTG GTCTGGCCACATCCTTCTACAATGATAAGAACAGCAACATCACAAAAGATCTGCTGGACATCTTGGTGGAGGCCAAACAGGAGGTGCCTTCCTGGCTTGAAAACCTAGCCTACGAGCACCAGCACAAGAGCACCAACCGTGGACGCCCCAAAAG GTTCTCTGGTGGCTTTGGGGCTAGGGATTACCGCCAGGTTGCTGGGGGCGGCAGTGCTTTCACCAACCGTGGCGCTCGAAACACTGGTGGCCATGGAGGGAACAGAGGTTTTGGAGGCAATAAGG GTGGCTTTGGGAGTTTCGGTGGTGACAGCTATGGGGGCAACTATGGAGGAAACTATGCCCAGGTGGACTGGTGGGGCAACTAA